One window of Nymphaea colorata isolate Beijing-Zhang1983 chromosome 1, ASM883128v2, whole genome shotgun sequence genomic DNA carries:
- the LOC116253935 gene encoding divinyl chlorophyllide a 8-vinyl-reductase, chloroplastic-like has translation FNGSLTACGCCCHRHSLALSPPPSPFTAQLRGSNVCFSDVTELSALERSLEGLDTRIDVVVSCLASRSGGVKDSWKIDYEATKNSLVAGKKFGAVHFFLLPAICVQKPLLEFQRAKLKFEAELQKEAENGDFTYSIVRPTAFFKSLGGQVELVKDGKPYVMFGDGKLCACKPISEEDLASFIADCISCEDKINKILPIGGPGKALTPLEQGELLFKLLGKEPKFLKVPIGVMDFVIGILDFLVKFFPSLEDAAEFGKIGRYYAAESMLLLNPEDESISRMFGFQIFP, from the coding sequence TTCAATGGTTCCTTGACTGCTTGCGGCTGCTGCTGCCATCGCCACTCGCTGGCGTTGTCGCCACCACCGTCCCCCTTCACTGCTCAGCTGAGGGGATCCAACGTTTGCTTTTCGGATGTAACTGAATTGAGTGCTCTTGAGAGATCTCTGGAGGGCTTGGACACCAGAATCGATGTAGTCGTCTCGTGCCTTGCCAGTCGATCTGGTGGTGTTAAGGACTCCTGGAAGATCGACTATGAAGCGACAAAAAATAGTCTCGTTGCGGGTAAAAAATTCGgggctgttcatttttttctgttgCCTGCAATATGTGTTCAGAAGCCCCTCCTTGAATTTCAAAGAGCGAAGCTGAAGTTTGAAGCAGAATTGCAGAAggaagcagaaaatggggaTTTCACCTACAGCATTGTGAGGCCGACGGCTTTCTTCAAGAGTTTAGGTGGGCAGGTTGAGTTGGTAAAGGATGGGAAGCCATATGTAATGTTCGGAGATGGCAAACTATGCGCCTGTAAACCCATCAGCGAAGAGGATTTGGCCTCTTTCATTGCTGACTGCATCTCTTGTGAAGATAAAATTAACAAGATTCTCCCAATTGGTGGACCAGGAAAGGCATTAACACCACTTGAGCAGGGAGAATTGTTGTTCAAACTTTTGGGCAAGGAACCCAAGTTTCTGAAAGTTCCAATAGGAGTGATGGACTTTGTAATCGGCattcttgattttttggttAAATTCTTCCCTTCTCTGGAAGATGCTGcagaatttggaaaaattggaagGTATTATGCTGCAGAAAGTATGTTGCTGCTTAACCCAGAAGATGAATCAATAAGCAGGATGTTTGGGTTTcaaatttttccatga